One genomic window of Punica granatum isolate Tunisia-2019 chromosome 1, ASM765513v2, whole genome shotgun sequence includes the following:
- the LOC116211115 gene encoding transcription factor bHLH93-like, whose product MEFYEQYASYPFEEWLSQRKSHPSWEALLPTEQMMMMNMDYELLSSTHPGFSNYVDSALEENPLGDNYFLSSCCEGFSSSPSLDQELNYSAGSYCPIGRDQFQAQAVMDNSSYSTYETPRSNLPVQEDNYAILSLMDEDVFGDDFEAPMDILGACKMEPAVQSPEPVPVPGGPKGRVKRLEGQPSKNLMAERRRRKRLNDRLSMLRSIVPKISKMDRTSILGDTIDYLKELLEKIRLLQDEVELGPNQLNMVQLIEEMKPNEMLIRNSPKFNVERRKEDTKVEICCSGKPGLLLSTVNTLEALGLEIQHCVISCFSDFALQASCSLEMGQRGIMVSPEDVKQALFRNAGYGGRCL is encoded by the exons atggAGTTCTATGAGCAATATGCTTCATATCCATTTGAAGAATGGCTTTCTCAGAGGAAAAGCCACCCTAGCTGGGAAGCCCTTCTGCCCACAGAgcaaatgatgatgatgaacatgGACTATGAGCTCCTCTCCAGTACCCACCCCGGTTTCTCGAACTACGTCGACAGTGCTCTCGAAGAAAACCCGCTCGGCGATAATTACTTCCTGAGCTCCTGCTGCGAGGGGTTCTCATCATCACCGTCGCTCGATCAAGAACTCAACTACTCGGCTGGCAGCTACTGTCCTATCGGCCGGGATCAGTTCCAGGCACAAGCTGTCATGGACAATTCGTCCTACAGCACATACGAGACACCGAGAAGTAATCTCCCGGTTCAGGAAGATAATTACGCGATTTTGTCGCTCATGGATGAGGATGTGTTTGGTGATGATTTTGAGGCTCCTATGGACATTCTAGGGGCTTGTAAGATGGAGCCGGCGGTCCAGTCCCCTGAaccggttccggttcctggTGGGCCGAAGGGAAGGGTGAAGAGGCTGGAGGGTCAGCCATCGAAGAATTTGATGgctgagaggaggaggaggaagcgATTGAATGATCGGCTCTCCATGCTCAGGTCGATTGTTCCGAAGATCAGCAAG ATGGACAGGACATCAATACTGGGAGACACCATTGACTACCTGAAAgagttgttggagaaaatCCGCCTGTTGCAGGATGAAGTCGAATTAGGACCAAACCAATTGAACATGGTGCAGCTCATCGAGGAAATGAAACCAAACGAAATGCTCATCCGGAATTCGCCAAAG TTCAATGTGGAGAGAAGGAAGGAGGACACAAAGGTGGAGATTTGCTGCTCAGGGAAGCCTGGCCTCTTGCTGTCCACAGTGAACACATTGGAAGCATTGGGACTTGAGATCCAACACTGCGTCATCAGCTGTTTCAGTGACTTTGCCCTCCAAGCTTCTTGCTCCctg GAAATGGGCCAGAGAGGAATTATGGTGAGTCCAGAAGACGTAAAGCAAGCACTTTTTAGGAACGCAGGATATGGAGGAAGGTGTTTGTGA